One genomic segment of Mesoterricola silvestris includes these proteins:
- a CDS encoding efflux RND transporter periplasmic adaptor subunit has protein sequence MKHLLPPMLALLLAGCSHSPRPAAPAQVGVVPVVQQDVPLVREWIANLDGFVNAEIRPQVEGYVLRQAYREGSAVRRGQTLFEIDPRAFRAAADQARAALARDKAARDKARLDVDRFTPLAAQKAISQQELDNAAAALRQAQAAVDASQAALDKAALNVEWTRVASPIDGVAGIAKVQMGDLVNGTRVMTTVSTLNPIKAYFSATEQDYRDWARDWAKGGGKGSLELVLSDGTVYPRRGDPLLADRGIDPRTGTILVAGTFPNPDGLLRPGQFGKVRAAVALARGALLVPQRAIWDLQGTSQVAVVGRDNRVDIRVVQTGAKAGPLVVIEKGLNPGERVVVEGTQKVASGQLVAPVPGK, from the coding sequence ATGAAGCACCTTCTCCCCCCGATGCTCGCCCTGCTCCTGGCGGGCTGCTCCCATTCCCCCCGGCCCGCGGCTCCGGCCCAGGTGGGGGTGGTTCCCGTGGTGCAGCAGGACGTGCCGCTGGTGCGCGAATGGATCGCCAACCTGGACGGGTTCGTGAACGCCGAGATCCGGCCCCAGGTGGAGGGGTACGTGCTGCGCCAGGCGTACCGCGAAGGTTCCGCCGTGCGCCGGGGACAGACCCTCTTCGAGATCGATCCGCGCGCCTTCCGGGCGGCGGCGGACCAGGCCCGGGCCGCCCTGGCCCGGGACAAGGCGGCGCGGGACAAGGCCCGGCTGGACGTGGACCGCTTCACGCCCCTGGCGGCCCAGAAGGCCATCTCCCAGCAGGAGCTGGACAACGCCGCGGCCGCCCTGAGGCAGGCCCAGGCCGCGGTGGACGCCTCCCAGGCGGCCCTGGACAAGGCGGCCCTCAACGTGGAGTGGACCCGGGTGGCCTCGCCCATCGACGGCGTCGCGGGCATCGCCAAGGTGCAGATGGGGGACCTGGTCAACGGGACCCGCGTCATGACCACGGTATCCACGCTGAATCCCATCAAGGCCTACTTCAGCGCCACGGAGCAGGACTACCGCGACTGGGCCCGGGACTGGGCCAAGGGAGGCGGCAAGGGCAGCCTGGAGCTGGTGCTCTCGGACGGCACCGTCTACCCCAGGCGGGGCGATCCCCTCCTGGCCGACCGGGGCATCGATCCGCGCACCGGCACCATCCTGGTGGCGGGCACCTTCCCAAATCCCGACGGGCTCCTACGTCCCGGGCAGTTCGGCAAGGTGCGGGCGGCGGTGGCCCTGGCCCGGGGCGCCCTCCTGGTGCCCCAGCGGGCCATCTGGGACCTGCAGGGCACCTCCCAGGTGGCGGTGGTGGGCCGGGACAACAGGGTGGACATCCGGGTGGTGCAGACCGGGGCCAAGGCGGGCCCCCTGGTGGTCATCGAGAAGGGCCTCAACCCCGGTGAACGGGTGGTGGTGGAGGGGACCCAGAAGGTCGCGAGCGGCCAGCTGGTGGCGCCCGTCCCCGGAAAGTAG
- a CDS encoding MoaD/ThiS family protein, whose translation MIHIQAFARYRERLGFQARDFPLPSPPTLEALLADEALAELPADALFAVNRTFAERSAVLADGDEVALFPPVSGG comes from the coding sequence ATGATCCACATCCAAGCCTTCGCACGGTACCGGGAACGCCTGGGCTTCCAGGCCCGGGATTTCCCCCTGCCCTCCCCGCCCACCCTGGAGGCGCTCCTGGCCGACGAGGCCCTGGCGGAGCTGCCGGCGGACGCGCTTTTCGCGGTGAACCGCACCTTCGCGGAACGCTCCGCTGTGCTGGCGGACGGCGACGAGGTGGCCCTCTTCCCCCCGGTGAGCGGGGGCTGA